In Halothermothrix orenii H 168, the sequence TATTGTCACTGTATTACTTCCCGGTGCTAAAATTGATTATAATAATGTTAAAATATCCTGCAAAGACCAGAGAATAATAACCTGGATCCCGGTTGAAGTAAGTGAAAAAGAATTAGTGTTTATTTTGGATGAATCTGAAAACGAGTTGAAAACAAAAAAATTACTTAAGCAGTTATACCTTAAAGGAGTAATTAAAAATTATAAACATGAATATAAAGATTTTAATAAGAATACATGTCATGGTATTTTGGAAGAAGTAGTGAAAGATGTTCTTGATAAAACCTATTATAGACATCCACCGGGGTCAAAGATGGCTTTTGAAGATATGATTTACAGTGAAATTAAAGAGGTTTTTGAAGAATATAAAATTTTTGATGATTTTTATGAAGAGTTGAAAAAAGGTAATTTACATTCAATAGATAGGGAGGTTTATCCCTTTTTCAGGGATAAACCTTATGGCATCCCACGTAAAGCAATTAATTATATGATATTAGCTGCCCATGACCGGGGTTTTTGCAGGCTTTATAAAAAAAACGGCCAGATTATTGTCTTAAATAACTACAAAGATAATGTGGAAGAAAACCTGGCCAGAATTAAATCTAAAGATATAGAATTTGTAGGAAAAGGAGAAACCGTTGCTGAAAGAGATTGGAAAGAATGCCAGCTTATATTAAAAGAGTTTGGATACAGTATTACGGGGAATCTTACTTTAAAAAAACAGGATAAATGCTGGGAAATGCTGGTTAATATCCAGAATAATATGAAAGAGGAACTTGAGCATGCCATCAGAATTAATTCTGAACTTTGTTACCTTCTAGAAGAAGCAAAACAGGTTAAAGAAATAAATAAACCTCTATTTAAACTAAATCATGTGATGGAACAGGATTTTTACAGGTTGGATAATGATTCTTATGATGGAATAAAAAAATTTATAAATCTGTTGTATTCTACATACGGCAATGTAAATAGCTTTAAAAAAGAACTAAAAGAGGTAAAAGAGCTTCTTTATTTTGTTCGTATGAAAAATAACAGGGTTCTGGCTGAAGAATACTATTATTTAAAAAAAATATCATTACCATTACGTGGGTATGAAGATTTAAGGATGGCCCTTATAACCCTTTTAAAAAAAATATCAAATTTGAAAGTGATGGTAAGTAACCAGGAAAACTTTAAATCATTTCTTGAAGAATTAAGTCAGTTTAAAGATAGATATAAAAAACAGTATTTGAAAGAACACTTGAAATATCAAAGAGAACTGGTTAGTTTTACTGAGAAGTTACGCTCATTAAAAGAATATGAAGCCCTGAGGTTATTATCCGGTATAAAGGTTATCAGGGTTGCCTATAATATTAAACCAATTAAAAAATATATTGATACTTTTTTTCCAGGTAAATGTCAGGTCGATAACCTGGATCAGCTCTTAGATAAACAGCCCCGGTGTAATTGTGGTTTTTCCCTGGGGGAGGTTTCGACAATTCCCTCTTTGCAAAAAATTAAACCAATGCTTTTAAAAGGAGTTAAAGAATATATTAAGAAGTTACATACTCCTAAATTTAAATCATTAATTCAAGATTATATTCAGAAAAAACCGGATTCACTTTTAAATACATTTAATAAATGTGAAAAATTATATGACAAAATAGAATTAATAAATCCAACCCTTATCAAAGAAATTAATAAAGCTCTGAACTGTACTTATACAATTAAGGTTTCATGGCAGGACCTTGGTGAATCTCTGAAGGGCTCCTATCCCGCTAGCAATTTAGATACTGTTAAGGATAAATTGGAAGAAAGAGTAATTGAAATCTTAAAACAGAAAGAAAGCTCAAATGACCTTAATTTAGATAATATAATTATAAATTTAATCTAATAAAAAGGAATTTAATATTTAAATAGTGAATTTATTAGTAGAGAGTATAAAAAGGAGGTAAATACTGGTGAAAATATTAATAAAAAATGTTGATGTTATATATACAGCTGATAGCAACAGAAGTATTATTAAAAATGGTTATATTATAATTCAGGATAATAAAATCAAAGAAATAAATGATATGGATAATTTAGTGTATCAGTCTAATGATTTTGATGATGTAATAAGTGGAAAAGGGAAGATGGCTTTACCTGGACTGGTTAATGCCCATACCCATTCAGCCATGACCCTGTTGCGGGGGTTTGCTGATGATATGCCTTTACATAAGTGGTTGCAGGAAAAAATATGGCCTTTTGAAAAAACGCTAATCCCTGAAGATATTTACTGGGGTGCAAAACTGGCTATACTGGAAATGATCAAGACAGGTACTACTACTTTTGCCGATATGTATTTTGAAATGGGACAGGTTGCAAAGGTGGTAGAAGAAGGAGGCCTTCGTGCTGTTTTAAGCCAGGGTCTAATTGAGGCCAATGATGGAGAAGAAGGATTAAACAGGGCTTTAAAATTCTGTCTTGAATGGAATAACCGGGCTGATGGGCGTATTTTAACAATGCTGGCTCCCCATGCCCCTTACACCTGCTCACCTGATTTTTTCAGAAGAGTGGTTGATTTATCACAGGAATATAACCTCGGCATACATACCCATATCGCAGAGACAAAGGAAGAGTTTCAGCAGATTAGGGAAAAGTATGATTGTACCCCTTTACAATATTTAGAAAAAACAGGTGCCCTTAAAAGGCCTGTTCTGGCTGCTCATTGTATTTATATTACAGAAGAAGATATGGATCTTATGGCTCAGAAACCGATCGGAGTGGCCTATAATCCCCAGAGTAATATGAAACTTGGAAGTGGTATTGCTCCGGTAACCAGGATGTTAAGTAAGGGTATTAAAGTAGGGATTGGAACAGACGGTACCTCCAGTAATAACAATCTGGATCTTATTGAAGAAGCAAGGAGTGGCTCCTTTTTACAAAAGGTGAATGACCTTGATTCAACTGCTTTACCTGTTGATACTGTTTTAAAGATGTTGACTGTTAATGGGGCGAAAATACTTGGTTTTGATAAACTCGGAGTGTTAAAGGAGGGTTATCTGGCCGATATTATTTTAATAGGATTAAATGAATCAACATTCTATTACCCCCACTATAACAATCTTTCAAATCTGTTTTATGCCGGTAGTGGTAATGATGTTACTACGGTAATTGTAAATGGGCGGGTAATCATGAAGGATAGAGAAGTTTTAACTATAAATGAGGAAGAAGTATATTATAAGATTGAAGAAATCGCCCGCAGAAAGCTATAAAGTTTCCCATGAATTACAACTTATTACAGGCAGGAATTACACCTTTTAGAAAGAATTATGTATTAAATTAAGCAGGGAGAAATATAATGTAGTATATTAATTATGAAAACAGGATAGAAGGGAGAGGAGATTATGATAAACGTATACTGCTGGAGATGTGGTACCAAGGTCAGTAAGAAGGATATTCTGGGTTTAGGTCATTTTGACCAGCAGATTGGTAAGTATCAGGGAAAGAAGTTTATTGCTTTTAAATGTCCCAAGTGTAAAAAAGCCAGATATCAAATACTCGATACTGACCTCTTTTCATTTCAAAAGAAGACTTCGCAAAAATTTAAGAATTCTCCCGGGGTAAATAATGAGGCTGGAATTGACATAGATCAGGTTATTGATTTTTATAAAGTATTAAATGATATAGATACAGTAGATAACTTTCTTGAAAAATGTGAAATGGCTTCTGATACAATTAGTACTGAACTGGATAAACCAATTGTTCAGCCTTTAGATGTTTATAATCTTTTCTGTGAATTGAATACAACTAATGACAAGAGACTGATGATTTTAACACTGGATGAAGATAATTATTTGATTACATGGGAATTTCTGGGTGAAGGCACTAATAAGCCAATTAAACTGGATCCGAAAACTATTTTTCACACCTCGTTTTTACTTGAAGAAAAGACTTCAGTTATAATTGCCGAAAACATGAATGATAATTTTACCAGACCATCCCAGAAAGATGTTCTGGTTACAAAACGACTGGTAAAAGCCGGCAAAATTCTGGGAATTGATTTTCTTGATCATATTGTCATTGAGGCTGATGGATACCACAGTTATGATCAGTTAAATTTAATTTAGAGTAATTATCTGACTTATAAAGGTTTTTTAAAAAAATATTAAAAAATATGATTACTTAAAACCTGTCTCTTCAGAGGCAGGTTTTTTTAATGTGCAAAAATCATACACAATTTTTTGGGTAGTTAAAAAAAAAAACCATAAAATCTTATTATTAATATGAAATCTATCTTGTAATAAAAAAATCTAAATATTATACAAGGTTATTGAGGCTTTCGTGTGCCTTTTAAATGATATAGTCGCAGGCCTAACATATTCTTTTGTTCTATTTTATTAGAGAATGATATATATTTTAATAAAAGGAGGATAAAGTATTATGAATAAACAACTGAGGGTGTTACTGGGAATTCTTTTAATAATTGGATTATTTCTGGGTTCATATGAAGGTATCTGGAAACAGGGGGCAAAAAAAGTTTCAGGACCGGATATTAAAAAGGCAGACAATAATGAAATATACCTTGAAGTCATCTGGGACGCCTCCGGTAGTATGTGGGGGAAGGAATATGGAGTTGAAAAAATTATCAGGTCACGGGAAGTATTAAAAACCTTTACTGATAAACTCTCGGGTGAAATCAATATGGGTTTAAGGATATTTGGGGCAAGGAGAATAGGGGATTTAAAAGACTCATTTCTGGCAGTCCCCTTTAATGAAAAGAATAAAGATAAAGTCTTAAACTTTATAGCCAATGTTAAACCCCTGGGGAAATCACCGATCGGGTATTCATTACTGCAGGCAAAAGGAAGATCTGGCAGGGGTTTATGGAAAAAAATATGTACTGCTGGTAAGTGATGGGATAGATAACGGAAAAATACCAACCAGAGAGGTTGTTGAGGATCTAAAGGAAAATAATATAGTCTTACATATTATTCATATCGGTGATATACAGGATCAGGAACTTAAATCAAAACTTAAAGAAATGGCCAGCATTACCGGTGGTAAGTATTTTACATATAAAGACCATGAAAATGTTATTCCAACCCTTCAGCAATAAATTTATATTTATTGCTGTTTTTTTTATTTTTATAGCAGGACATTTAATAAAATAACGGAAATATATAATAAAGGTTTTGTACAACTATAAGGGGTATTATTTATTTTAAGCTGGATATTACTATTAATAGGATTGTTATCATTGAGGAGGTAAACATATGACTAGAAGTTTAAAAATACTGGTGGCTATAATAACCCTGGTGATATTTGTTTTTTTGATTATTGTTTTTTCGGGATCTAAGATTTATACTGATTGGTTATGGTTTAAAAACCTGGGATTTACCCATACTTTTTTAACAATGTTTTTTACAAATTTATGGTTAAGATTACTGATTGGTATTATTTTTACAGCTTTTATCTTCATAAACTTATTATTTACCAGAAAACCCCTGATGGAGTTTTCTAAATTAAAAAATGATGATAATGTTGAATCCCTGTTTACCGGGAGCGGTGACAACCTGATAAACTGGGTCACTAAAAAAAGGTTAAACTATACATATTTTTTTGGTAGTGTTATTCTGGGGTTTTTATTCAGTTCCATAAGTCAGGATCTCTGGAAGGTTGTTTTGAAATATTTAAATAAAACTCCTTTTAATACAGTCGATCCTATTTTTAATATAGACCTTGGTTTTTATATTTTATCTCTACCTTTCTTTAATTTTATCAGGGAAATGGGTATGGTTTTAGTAATACTGACCTTAATTGTAATTGCCATTATATATACCATTGCTTCTGGTGTCAGGTCTTTAGGAGAAATGAAATTTAAATTATCAAACAGGGCCAAAGCCCATATTTCCATATTGATAGTTCTCTTTCTCTTTTTAAAGGCCTGGGATTACAAATTGAAAATGTATAATTTGCTTTACTCACCGAGGGGAGTTGTTTTTGGTGCCAGTTATACAGATATCCACGCAAACTTATTGGGATTAAAAATATTATTCTGGATTGTAATTTTAATTGGGGTTTTATTATTAATTAATCTTTTCCGGAAAAGTTACAAAATCATACTCTGGAGTCTGGGGATCTGGATTTTGGCTTCATTTATTTTTGGCAGTGTTTATCCAGGTCTTGTTCAAAGGTTTGAAGTTGAACCCAATGAAGTTGCTAAAGAAAGCAAATATATTAAGTATAATATTGATATGACCTTAAAGGCCTATGGACTTGATAATATCACTATCGAGGAATTTAAGTTGTCAAATGATTTAAATCAGCAAATTATTGAAAATAACCGGGAAACAATTGACAATATCAGGTTATGGGATAACCGTCCTTTACTGTCTACCTACAGGCAGCTTCAGGAACTCAGACCCTATTATAGATTTCCTAAAGTTGATATAGACCGGTATAATATAAATGGACAATACCGCCAGGTGATGCTCTCACCAAGGGAAGTTGACCAGAGCAGGTTATCATCAAGGGCCCAGACCTGGATAAATAAAGTATTAAAGTTTACCCACGGGTATGGCCTGGTAATGAATCCGGTAAATGAAGTTACTGAAGAGGGTTTACCAAGGTTTTTTATTAAAGATATTCCCCCCAAGGTAAATGTAGACCTCCGCCTGGATAATCCTTCTATCTATTATGGAGAATTAACTAACAATTATGTTATTGCCAATAATAAATCTCAGGAGTTCCATTATCCCCTTGGAGATAAAAATATATACACCAACTATAATGGGTCCGGTGGTGTTCAGCTCGACAGTTTTTTCAAAAAACTGGTTTATGCTCTCAGATTTAGTAATTTAAAATTTTTACTGGCAGATGATATCACTGCTGAAAGTAGAATTATGTATTACCGTAATATAAGGGACAGGGTTCGTCGGGTTGCTCCCTTTTTATCCTTCGACGGGGATCCCTATCTGGTTATCAGCCAGGGACGCCTTTTCTGGATACAGGATGCATATACAACAACTAACAGATACCCTTACTCCCAGCCAGTTAACCGGTACAACAATTTTAATTATATAAGGAATTCTGTTAAAATTGTGATTGATGCATTCAATGGATCTATGGATTTTTATGTTATAAATAAAAATGATCCCCTTGCGGTAACATATCAAAAAATATTCCCTGATCTGTTCAAAGATGGGGAAGAGATGCCAAAAGACATAAGAAACCATTTACGTTATCCTCAGGATCTCTTTGTCATTCAGTCCCGGATTTACAGCGTTTACCATATGAAGGACCCGATGGTCTTTTACAATAAAGAAGAACAGTGGACGATTCCCAATGAGAATTATGCCGGTACCAGTATTACAATGGACCCCTATTATATTATTATGGAACTTCCGGGCAAGGATGTATCTGAATTTATTTTAATGTTACCCTTTACTCCGGCAACAAAAAATAATATGATTGCCTGGATGGCTGGTCGTTCTGATGGTGATAATTATGGGGAATTGATTGTTTATCGTTTTCCCAAAGATACTCTTGTTTATGGGCCCATGCAAATAGAATCCAGGATTGACCAGAACACTGAAATATCACAGCTATTGACACTCTGGAGTCAGCGTGGTTCAAGGGTCATAAGGGGTAATCTTCTTGTTATTCCCATTGACAATTCAATCCTTTATGTAGAGCCACTTTACTTACAGGCTGAAACCAGTGAACTTCCTGAATTAAAAAGGGTCATTGTTTCTTACGGGGACCGGGTTGTTATGGCCAGGACCCTGGATCTGGCCCTGGAAGGGATTTTTAAAGGTGAACTAGATCTGGTTGATGATGGGGGTATAACAGAGCCTGATGAGGAAGTTATTCCCGGGACCTTACAGGAATTGGCTTCAAGAGCTTTTGAATTATATACCCTCTCCCAGGAAAGCCTGAAGGAAGGCAACTGGTCTGAGTATGGTAGATTACTGGAAGAACTACAGGAGGTCCTTCAACAGTTAAGGGATAAAACACAAATAGAATAATTAAAAACATTAAATATAACAATAGATACAGGGGAAGGTGACTATGAATAGATTAACAGTTTTTTCAGATTATAAAACAGTCAGTGATATAGATTTGCATATTTGCCAAAATCAAAAGTTTAAAACCAATTTATTACAGATATATATAACCCAACCCTTAATTAAGGAGACTGCCAGTGGTACTGCCCTGATACCATATATTCTGTACCGGGGTAGTACTACATACCCGACAAATAGAGAAATAGTACTTAAACTTGATAGTTTATATGGAGCCAGCCTAAATGTTTCGGTTTTAAAAAGGGGAGAAAACCAGCTTGTTTCTTTCTCCCTTGAGGTTCCGAATGAAAAATATCTTCCTGATAGGGAACCTCTCTTTGAAAAAGCCCTGGATTTCCTGTATGACATTGTTTTTAATCCCCTGGTGGTAGAGGAGGGTTTTAAAGGGGATTATGTTGATCAGGAAAAAAAATTTTTAGAAGAAGAAATAAAATCATTAATAAATGATAAATTCAATTATTCCCAGGAAAGATGTTATCAGGAAATGTGTCGTCATGAGCCCTTTGGCATTTATAAACTTGGAGACATTGAAACACTACCCCAACTGGATAGATACAAAGTTTATAACCTTTATTCAAAACTAATTAAAAATAATCCAATTAATATGTTTGTGGTGGGGGATATTGACGAAGAAAAAACTTACTACAAAATAAACGAAAAATTTTCTATCAAACGGTATAAAAAAATTGATGATAATAGTACAGAAGTTGTGAAGGAGATAAATGCTCCCAGGGAAGTAACTGAAGAGTTAAATGTTAATCAGGGAAAACTGGTAATTGGTTTTAGAACAGGTATTACCAGGGGTGATAAATTATATAATGCCCTTCTCTTTTATAATGGTATTTTAGGACGCTTTCCTCATTCAAAATTATTCCAAAATGTAAGAGAGAAGGCCAGTCTGGCCTATTATGCCTTCTCACGCCTTGAATCTACAAAAGGATTATTGACCATAAATGCAGGGATAGATTTTAAAAATTATGATAAAGCCAGGGAGATTATTTTAAAACAGATGGATGAAATATCAAACGGGAATATTTCCAGTGATGAGTTTGAATGGACCAAAAAGGGTATAATTAATAATCTCAAGACTATGGCTGATAGCAATAAAGGTCTGGTCAGGCACTATCTGCTGGGTTTGATAAATAATAAAGCTGAGTCCATTTCAGATATGATTTACGGTTTAAGAAAAGTGACAGTAGATGATATTGTAGAAGTATCGAAAAATATAAAAATTGATACGATCTATTTTTTAAAGAAAAAGGGGGCCTAATAGTGAAAGAATTCTATAATGAAATTATCAGAGAATATTTATATACAGATTCAATAGATAATGGTCTTAATGTCTATATAATGCCCCGGAAAAATTATAATCGTCAGTATGCTATTTTTGCCACCAGGTATGGCTCCATTGATATTAAATTTGTTGATCCTGAAACCGGTCAAAAGACAACGGTTCCAGAAGGCATTGCTCATTTCTTGGAACATAAACTTTTTGAAGGTAAAGATGAGAGTTCTTTCAATAAATTTGCCCGTCTTGGTGCATCAGCCAATGCATATACGAATTTCACCAGAACAGCATATCTGTTTTCCAGTACCGGTAATTTTGACAGGGCTTTAATTAATTTAATCGAATTTGTACAGTCACCATATTTTACTGATGAAAATGTAAATAAAGAGAAGGGAATAATAAGCCAGGAAATAAGAATGTATGAAGACGACCCTTACTGGCAGGTCTTTTTTAACCTTCTTCAGGGGTTATACCATAATCATCCAGTTAAATACGATATTGCTGGCTCTATCGAGAGTATAAGTAGAATTACAAAAAAAGATTTATATACCTGTTACCGCACTTTTTACCACCCTTCAAATATGGTACTGTTTATTACCGGTAATGTTGATGTTAAAGAAACACTTGATTTAATCAGGAGAAATCAGAAGGGTAAAAAATTTTCCGATCTCAACCCGATAAAGAGGTTTTATCCTGAAGAGCCCCGTGAGGTTAAAAAAACCAGTATTATAAAAACCATGGATGTTTCTAAAACATTATTTACCCTTGGTTTTAAAGAAAAAAATGTTGATGAAGAACATATGGTTAAACTGGAGATAGGGTCCAATATTCTTTTGGAAATGATGGTAGGGAAAGGGACAGAATTATACCAAAAATTATATGAAGAAGGTCTTGTAGATGATGATTATTCATTCAGTTACACAAGACAACCGGGTTATGGTTATGCTATGATATCCAGTGAAACGAGGAATTCAGAAGAACTTTATAATAGACTCGTAAATGGTATTGAAAAAGCAGATAAAATATTGACTGAAGATAATTTTACCAGGGTTTATAATAAATACATGGGAGATTTTGTTGAGATATTTAATTCTTTTAGTGTTACTGGTAATCAGTTTGTTGATTTTTATTTTAAGGGTGTTAACGTCTTTGATATTTTCAACATTATAAACGATATAGATCTTAATTATATTAAATCACGTTATATTGAATTGTTTACAGATAATTTGCCGGTCCAGTCAGTTATTAAGTCTAAATAGTTCTATTAAAAGTTTTTTAGATAATCTCAGGCCAGACAAAGCAATCAATTTATAATGAGTATCCGGTTTTCAGACTCCCAGTAGAATTAATTATTATGTGTATAATTAATTATTATGTATTACATTATGAAATTTGCTTAAATATATAAATTGAAAAATATATACTTTTTATATATAATAAATAATAAGCATTGTTTTACATATTTTTAAACCTCTCAACATACAGGAATCAGGGGGGTGATAATTCAAGAAGGGAGAAGTAAAGAAGGATTATAAATTTAGTAGAAAGAAAAAAAGAGTATTAAAGAAGGGAGCAGATGACTATGAAAAGAGAACACTGGAGTAGTAGAACTGCTTTTGTTCTGGCTGCAATTGGGTCAGCTGCCGGTCTCGGTAATGCCTGGCGCTTTCCCTATGTTGTCTACAAGAATGGTGGTGGAGCCTTTTTAATTCCGTATTTTATTGCCTTACTGACGGCAGGTATTCCGTTATTAGTGCTTGAGTTCAGTATAGGACAGAAGACACAGCTCGGGGCCCCGGAAGCCCTGGGTAAGGTAAGAAAGAAATTTGAACCATTTGGATGGTGGACCCTTGCCTGTGCTTTTGTTATTGTCAGCTACTATGCTGGAATACTTGGCTGGATCTGGGATTATATTGTAGGTTCTTTTAATGTAGCCTGGGGTAATAATGCTGAAGCTTACTTTTATAATAAAGTATTACACATTTCCGGTGGTATCAATGAACTGGGATGGTTCAGTTACCCGGTATTAATAGGGTAGTTGTGTCCTGGATAGCTATTTACCTGATTTTAAGAAAAGGGACCGAAAGTGTTGGTAAGGTTGTTCCCTATACAGTTATACTCCCGGTCGTGTTACTCTTAATTCTGATTATCAGGTCTGTTACCCTTCCGGGAGCCATTGAAGGATTAAACTATTATTTAAAACCTGATTTTACGAAGTTATTAGATATAGGTGTCTGGATTGATGCCTATACCCAGGTCTTTTTTACCCTCAGTCTGGGTATGGGGATAATGATTGCCTATGCCAGTTATATGCCCAAAAATTCTGATGTTGTCAACAATGCCCTGATTACTGTTTTTGCCAATTCAGGGGTAAGTTTCATGGCCGGTATAGCTGTGTTTGGAACCCTTGGTTATATGGCACAGGAACAGGGTGTTGCCATTGCCGATGTTGTTGCTGATGGTGTTATTTTAGCATTTGTTACCTATCCTAATGCTATCAATATGCTACCTGGAGGACCGATTGTAGCTGGCTTTTTCGGGGTTGTATTTTTTGTAACATTACTAACTCTGGGCATTGATTCTGCTTTTTCACTGGTTGAATCCAATGTGGCCGGTATCGTTGATAAATGGGGATTTAACAGGAGAAAAACAACTTTCTGGGTAGTTGTTTTATTACTTGTTACTGGACTAATCTTTGCCACCAGAGCTGGATTATACTGGCTCGATCTTATAGATCATTACGTCAATACTTACGGCCTTCTCCTGGGAGGATTGCTTGAAGCCCTGGCAATAGGCTGGTTTTACAATGCTGAAAAACTCAGAAATTACTTTAATCCAATTTCAGAGTACCAGTTTGGAAAATGGTGGAATATAATGGTTCAGGTTATTACTCCCATTATTCTTGTCTATCTTTTCGTATTCAACTTAAGTAAGGATATAGGTGCAAATTACGGCGGTTATGGAAAACTATACCAGTGGATCGGTGGCTGGGGCCTCCTGATAGTTATGGCAATTGTAAGTGTTTTATTATCTGCTATTAAAGGTAGAGAAAGTGTTACAGTAGACAGTAGTAGAGGTAACGTAAACCTTTAAAAGAGAAGGGAGAATTGGGAATGAACCTATCTTCTATAATTATGCTTATTTTTGCCTGTATCGTGCTCTATGGAGGTTTATTTATAACGGTAAATAAAGCAGTAAAAGC encodes:
- a CDS encoding VWA domain-containing protein, which codes for MLNPWGNHRSGIHYCRQKEDLAGVYGKKYVLLVSDGIDNGKIPTREVVEDLKENNIVLHIIHIGDIQDQELKSKLKEMASITGGKYFTYKDHENVIPTLQQ
- the yfmH gene encoding EF-P 5-aminopentanol modification-associated protein YfmH translates to MKEFYNEIIREYLYTDSIDNGLNVYIMPRKNYNRQYAIFATRYGSIDIKFVDPETGQKTTVPEGIAHFLEHKLFEGKDESSFNKFARLGASANAYTNFTRTAYLFSSTGNFDRALINLIEFVQSPYFTDENVNKEKGIISQEIRMYEDDPYWQVFFNLLQGLYHNHPVKYDIAGSIESISRITKKDLYTCYRTFYHPSNMVLFITGNVDVKETLDLIRRNQKGKKFSDLNPIKRFYPEEPREVKKTSIIKTMDVSKTLFTLGFKEKNVDEEHMVKLEIGSNILLEMMVGKGTELYQKLYEEGLVDDDYSFSYTRQPGYGYAMISSETRNSEELYNRLVNGIEKADKILTEDNFTRVYNKYMGDFVEIFNSFSVTGNQFVDFYFKGVNVFDIFNIINDIDLNYIKSRYIELFTDNLPVQSVIKSK
- the yfmF gene encoding EF-P 5-aminopentanol modification-associated protein YfmF — protein: MNRLTVFSDYKTVSDIDLHICQNQKFKTNLLQIYITQPLIKETASGTALIPYILYRGSTTYPTNREIVLKLDSLYGASLNVSVLKRGENQLVSFSLEVPNEKYLPDREPLFEKALDFLYDIVFNPLVVEEGFKGDYVDQEKKFLEEEIKSLINDKFNYSQERCYQEMCRHEPFGIYKLGDIETLPQLDRYKVYNLYSKLIKNNPINMFVVGDIDEEKTYYKINEKFSIKRYKKIDDNSTEVVKEINAPREVTEELNVNQGKLVIGFRTGITRGDKLYNALLFYNGILGRFPHSKLFQNVREKASLAYYAFSRLESTKGLLTINAGIDFKNYDKAREIILKQMDEISNGNISSDEFEWTKKGIINNLKTMADSNKGLVRHYLLGLINNKAESISDMIYGLRKVTVDDIVEVSKNIKIDTIYFLKKKGA
- a CDS encoding UPF0182 family protein, whose amino-acid sequence is MTRSLKILVAIITLVIFVFLIIVFSGSKIYTDWLWFKNLGFTHTFLTMFFTNLWLRLLIGIIFTAFIFINLLFTRKPLMEFSKLKNDDNVESLFTGSGDNLINWVTKKRLNYTYFFGSVILGFLFSSISQDLWKVVLKYLNKTPFNTVDPIFNIDLGFYILSLPFFNFIREMGMVLVILTLIVIAIIYTIASGVRSLGEMKFKLSNRAKAHISILIVLFLFLKAWDYKLKMYNLLYSPRGVVFGASYTDIHANLLGLKILFWIVILIGVLLLINLFRKSYKIILWSLGIWILASFIFGSVYPGLVQRFEVEPNEVAKESKYIKYNIDMTLKAYGLDNITIEEFKLSNDLNQQIIENNRETIDNIRLWDNRPLLSTYRQLQELRPYYRFPKVDIDRYNINGQYRQVMLSPREVDQSRLSSRAQTWINKVLKFTHGYGLVMNPVNEVTEEGLPRFFIKDIPPKVNVDLRLDNPSIYYGELTNNYVIANNKSQEFHYPLGDKNIYTNYNGSGGVQLDSFFKKLVYALRFSNLKFLLADDITAESRIMYYRNIRDRVRRVAPFLSFDGDPYLVISQGRLFWIQDAYTTTNRYPYSQPVNRYNNFNYIRNSVKIVIDAFNGSMDFYVINKNDPLAVTYQKIFPDLFKDGEEMPKDIRNHLRYPQDLFVIQSRIYSVYHMKDPMVFYNKEEQWTIPNENYAGTSITMDPYYIIMELPGKDVSEFILMLPFTPATKNNMIAWMAGRSDGDNYGELIVYRFPKDTLVYGPMQIESRIDQNTEISQLLTLWSQRGSRVIRGNLLVIPIDNSILYVEPLYLQAETSELPELKRVIVSYGDRVVMARTLDLALEGIFKGELDLVDDGGITEPDEEVIPGTLQELASRAFELYTLSQESLKEGNWSEYGRLLEELQEVLQQLRDKTQIE
- a CDS encoding JAB domain-containing protein, whose product is MINVYCWRCGTKVSKKDILGLGHFDQQIGKYQGKKFIAFKCPKCKKARYQILDTDLFSFQKKTSQKFKNSPGVNNEAGIDIDQVIDFYKVLNDIDTVDNFLEKCEMASDTISTELDKPIVQPLDVYNLFCELNTTNDKRLMILTLDEDNYLITWEFLGEGTNKPIKLDPKTIFHTSFLLEEKTSVIIAENMNDNFTRPSQKDVLVTKRLVKAGKILGIDFLDHIVIEADGYHSYDQLNLI
- a CDS encoding amidohydrolase — translated: MKILIKNVDVIYTADSNRSIIKNGYIIIQDNKIKEINDMDNLVYQSNDFDDVISGKGKMALPGLVNAHTHSAMTLLRGFADDMPLHKWLQEKIWPFEKTLIPEDIYWGAKLAILEMIKTGTTTFADMYFEMGQVAKVVEEGGLRAVLSQGLIEANDGEEGLNRALKFCLEWNNRADGRILTMLAPHAPYTCSPDFFRRVVDLSQEYNLGIHTHIAETKEEFQQIREKYDCTPLQYLEKTGALKRPVLAAHCIYITEEDMDLMAQKPIGVAYNPQSNMKLGSGIAPVTRMLSKGIKVGIGTDGTSSNNNLDLIEEARSGSFLQKVNDLDSTALPVDTVLKMLTVNGAKILGFDKLGVLKEGYLADIILIGLNESTFYYPHYNNLSNLFYAGSGNDVTTVIVNGRVIMKDREVLTINEEEVYYKIEEIARRKL
- a CDS encoding MetS family NSS transporter small subunit, coding for MNLSSIIMLIFACIVLYGGLFITVNKAVKAGHQNEEELEER